The following are encoded in a window of Anoplopoma fimbria isolate UVic2021 breed Golden Eagle Sablefish chromosome 3, Afim_UVic_2022, whole genome shotgun sequence genomic DNA:
- the LOC129113176 gene encoding segment polarity protein dishevelled homolog DVL-3-like, protein MGETKIIYHLDDQETPYLVKLSVPADKVTLADFKNVLKKPNYKFFFKSMDDDFGVVKEEITDDNAKLPCFNGRVVSWLVSGDGAHTDAGSVADSTEAAPPLERTGGIGDSRPPSYHGIAASGRDSLDNDTETGSIVSQRRERERPRRKHTNEHGGRQNGFSSRSIGRGGPEYDSCSSFMSSELESTSCFDSEDDDATSRFSSSTEQSSSRLMRRHRRRRRKPKASNIDRSSSFSSITDSTMSLNIITVTLNMEKYNFLGISIVGQSNERGDGGIYIGSIMKGGAVAADGRIEPGDMLLQVNEINFENMSNDDAVRVLRDIVHKPGPITLTVAKCWDPNPRSCFALPRSEPIRPIDPAAWVSHTAAMTGVYPAYGMSPSMSTVTSTSSSISSSIPETERFDDFHLSIHSDMATVAKAMACPESGLEVRDRMWLKITIANAFIGSDVVDWLFHHVEGFSDRREARKYASNLLKAGYIRHTVNKITFSEQCYYVFGDLCGNMTHLSLHDHDGSSGGASDQDTLPPLPHPGAAPWPMTLPYQFPIPHPYDMQQPFPGGPGAGSAGSQHSGSSGSNCSKNEGRKSAGSGSETEIRSHRAPSERSVAPPSERSIRSSVSHRSANSHSIAYASGLVYGPPGLPPQPPLSTAAPGAPPGRELTSVPPELTASRQSLRMAVGNAGEFFVDVM, encoded by the exons ATGGGGGAGACCAAAATCATCTACCACCTCGACGACCAAGAGACTCCGTACCTGGTGAAACTGTCGGTACCGGCGGACAAAGTCACTCTGGCGGACTTCAAAAATGTCCTCAAGAAACCGAACTACAAATTCTTCTTCAAATCTATGGACGATGATTTCGG GGTGGTAAAGGAGGAAATAACTGACGACAACGCTAAACTGCCCTGTTTTAACGGACGTGTGGTGTCATGG TTGGTCTCCGGAGACGGGGCCCACACAGATGCAGGCTCAGTGGCAGACAGTACAGAGGCGGCTCCGCCTTTGGAGAGGACTGGGGGCATCGGAGATTCAAGACCACCCTCTTATCA TGGGATAGCAGCAAGCGGTCGGGACAGTCTGGACAATGACACGGAGACCGGCTCCATCGTGTcgcaaaggagagagagggagcgaccGCGACGGAAACACACCAACGAACACG GTGGAAGACAGAACGGCTTCTCGTCGCGTTCAATTGGGCGTGGGGGCCCCGAATACGACAGCTGCTCGTCCTTCATGAGCAGCGAGCTGGagtccacttcctgtttcgATTCAGAAGACGATGACGCAACCAGCAG GTTTAGCAGCTCCACTGAGCAGAGCTCCTCACGTCTAATGAGACGACACCGCCGTCGCCGACGGAAACCTAAGGCCTCCAATATCGACAGG TCTTCATCATTCAGCAGCATCACAGACTCCACCATGTCTCTGAACATCATCACTGTCACTCTCAACATGG AGAAGTACAACTTTTTGGGCATCAGCATTGTGGGTCAGAGTAATGAGAGGGGTGATGGAGGAATCTACATTGGCTCTATCATGAAGGGAGGAGCCGTGGCTGCAGATGGACGAATAGAGCCTGGGGACAtgctgctgcag GTGAACGAAATAAACTTTGAGAACATGAGCAATGACGATGCAGTGCGAGTACTGAGGGACATCGTGCACAAGCCAGG TCCCATTACTCTGACTGTGGCAAAGTGCTGGGACCCAAACCCACGGAGTTGCTTTGCTCTGCCCAGGA GTGAGCCAATCCGGCCCATTGACCCAGCTGCGTGGGTGTCCCACACGGCGGCCATGACCGGGGTTTACCCTGCATATGGCATGAGCCCCTCTATGAGCACCGtcacctccaccagctcctccaTCAGCAGCTCTATCCCTGAGACTGAAC GATTCGATGACTTTCACCTCTCCATCCACAGCGACATGGCAACGGTTGCTAAGGCCATGGCCTGCCCAGAGTCAGGTCTGGAGGTGCGGGACAGGATGTGGCTCAAGATAACCATCGCGAATGCCTTTATCG GTTCTGATGTGGTGGACTGGCTCTTCCATCACGTGGAGGGGTTCTCAGATCGTCGAGAAGCCCGTAAATATGCCAGCAACCTGCTGAAGGCCGGCTACATCCGCCACACGGTCAACAAGATCACCTTCTCTGAACAGTGCTACTATGTGTTCGGAGACCTCTGTGGCA acaTGACCCATCTGTCTCTTCATGACCATGATGGTTCCAGTGGGGGGGCCTCAGATCAGGACACTCTCCCCCCTCTGCCTCACCCCGGGGCAGCACCCTGGCCCATGACTCTGCCCTACCAGTTCCCCATTCCACATCCATACGACATGCAACAGCCCTTCCCTGGTGGACCAGGCGCTGGTAGTGCAGGAAGCCAACACAGCG GAAGCAGCGGCTCCAACTGCAGTAAGAATGAGGGGCGGAAGTCCGCCGGCAGCGGCAGCGAAACTGAGATCAGGAGCCACCGAGCTCCAAGTGAGCGCTCGGTGGCTCCCCCTAGTGAGCGAAGCATCCGTAGCTCTGTCAGCCACCGCAGTGCCAACTCCCACTCAATAGCCTACGCTTCTGGCCTTGTCTACGGCCCACCTGGCCTGCCCCCCCAGCCCCCACTGTCAACAGCTGCACCTGGCGCTCCACCAGGCAGAGAGCTTACCTCTGTGCCCCCTGAGCTCACTGCCTCACGCCAGTCTCTGCGCATGGCGGTGGGCAACGCCGGAGAATTCTTTGTTGATGTGATGTAA